gggcgaaataagaattctctctataatgcattgtgcggtccgctggacAATCAATTActaacgggtgtgagttcctgcaatgtctagtatccctgacatacatccttacatcaggaataagaagacgaatatccgaCGAACAcgcaccatgaaagtaccgatagatcagcgccaaacaacccacattgcgacaatgatgaagggaggcaatagagttggataacccattgtccccaatcaacgccatcgctctcctctgtacagggtctagtagctccagggatgatttttaagctccagcccatacatgtgagttgtactccattttcggtggtgtagatgttaagaagatcagacggagtgatgtaattcttacaccgtttaagaaagcctaaacacttgaatgcttctttcgacacttccaatacatgtttagcccaactgacatcactttgtattttcatgtctagaacatcaagagcttctgattgttcaacatctacaccgttgatagacaaagatgatagTAATggatcagcgaatcgtttgtgtgacaacaaacaacactgagtcttccgtgcattaaaatctactcgattcattcgaccccactcagaaatggccagcaaatcctggcagagtgtatcgtccataacccgtctcttgtcctcaatctctcgaagactcggcctatggtcgaatgacagagattactgtcatccatCCGCAATTGATGTCTGACCCAATAGGTCgctgatgaaaattagaaaggagaaagaacagagccctggagtacacctgcggtcaatttgtgctcataggatgagaacccatctataacgactcgaatagtgcgatctctgagaaagctcgaaataaatcgaacgaagccattaccgacaccaaatgcgacaagctttgatagtagtgcaccgtgccagatcctatcaaatgccttggagatatccagagcgacaaccttactctcaccaaactggtggattgagtgACTCCAACGTtgcgacagaagtgccatgaggtcgcccgtagagcaatttctgcggaacccatactgttggtcgcttagaaggccattagactctaaatacctcacaagatggtgataaACCATGCTCTCTATGgacttggagagagcggagcatatcgcaattggccgataattcgcagggttgtttgcctcacccttcttgggtattggctgaacattCGTAACCTTCCAACGCACCAGGAAGACTcacgcacggtaggcaaggttgaaaaggttgcgttaTGGATGAGCGAGcttcgaagaacacttgcgtaagacaagtgttgacaTGCCATccaactccacgagttcgaaaaaatattttgggcatgacgccagatacattttcgattgagggaagtggttgattgctatccggcggGGAAGAGTTCCCTTCAAAtgtatcagccaacaggttagccttatcaaccgggtcagtgaacgtttgatcgtccttaacaagagttggaattgatgaagaactaccctttactcttttctttaatcggactgcactcatgttCTGTAATGAATTATTCATGGGAAGCTGAATAGTAGTTTGTAATTGCAGAGAAATCTgataacaaatgcggcttttatgtagTAAGAACCCTTTATCAGAAGATGGGTCCATAGGCAGCTAtaacccaaatatagtccgatttttccCATTCAAGAACGTAACCCTGGGTACTAAGAAAAGGgtctgtactaaatttcagcttaatatctgaATTTTTAAGGACTTTATAGTGATTAGAACTGACAGACTCACAGATTcggacacacgaacatcgtaGTAGAATTTTAAGACTatctaaaatatatatgtttttttggGTCGAAAACGGATATtttgatttgttgcaaacggaatggctaaatgatTGCCACGGTTGtctgtataaaaattttaagtttcggTATATTTCGGCAAAATCCGGGGAAAATGCAACGTTTATGAActcgtagcagctatatcgaaaaatgtttctAGCCAGGCCAGCACGCCCTTTCGGACATAACTACTTCGataagttacaaacagattgacaaaatgaataaacccccatcctttggtggtgggtaaaaaaatgagtcaaagtaaaataaaaattcaatataaGACAATTAAACTAAAAGTTTGTGCTTTTAACactaaaaacatttttgtatcTGTTTATTTCAGCATATATCACCGAAAATGTTTTCGCAAACACTTTATTCTAACAACTTGTGGAGCTTTGCCAGGCCCTATCTATGTCACAGCTGCCACTAAAGCGTTAGCTGAGATAACAGAAAAATCTAAGCAACATATTCATGTACCGGCCCAGCACAACGACCTCGaagagaaaaacatttttggtcTTAACATAAATGACAAATGATAATGAATAATGCAATCGGCCACTTTGGAAACGTTACATCATCACACCTTGCCAGCGCCAGCACAGTTAACCGAACAATTCAATATTGGGAATATGCCGCCCTACTACAACCACTGGCCGCTTCCCTACCGAGAGCGTTTAGCAGCATGGAACAGCCGTCTGCTCAAGATCCGGAGTCACAACATCAAAACCTCTCACCGCAACAATACCCACAAGCCTCAGCAGCAGCTGCAGTACCGCACTCCCCCGCCATCGCAAGAAACGACAATCACACCAGCACAGCGCCAGTTACACCTCCGTCTCAGTTCTATTCGAGCTTCAACATCTCCGATGACCTGTTCTACTATTTCAATGGCTTCCTGGAGCGCGGTGATGCCATCTCGGGGCCCATATCAAGCACTGCGTCGTCGAACACTCCCCTCGATACCTTCACCACACCTGCGGATACTTTCAACAGCACCAGCATACCTCAAGATCCCGATCTGTCCGAGTTCCTCAGCTCCCTGCCCAATGACAGGGTCAGCCTGCTGTCGTTTCTGTTCCTCTTCTCGTTCGCCACCGTCTTTGGCAACTCGCTGGTCATCCTGGCCGTCATAAGAGAGCGATATCTGCACACGGCTACCAATTATTTCATCACCAGTCTGGCAGTGGCAGACTGTCTCGTGGGTTTGGTTGTGATGCCTTTCTCTGCCCTGTACGAGGTATTGGAGAATACTTGGTTCTTTGGGACAGATTGGTGTGATATCTGGAGATCACTGGATGTGCTCTTTAGTACGGCTTCCATACTCAACCTGTGCGTCATATCACTGGACCGTTATTGGGCCATCACAGATCCGTTTTCGTATCCCATGCGCATGACCGTAAAACGGGCGGCAGCTCTCATCTGCGCTGTGTGGGTGTGCTCGAGTGCCATAAGTTTTCCCGCAATCGTGTGGTGGCGGGCAGCCCGTGATGGTGAGATGCCTGCATACAAGTGCACCTTTACGGAGCACTTGGGCTACTTGGTGTTCTCCTCGACAATATCATTTTACCTGCCGCTCCTCGTGATGGTATTCACCTATTGCCGCATTTATCGAGCGGCAGTGATACAGACGCGTTCACTGAAGATCGGCACCAAACAGGTGCTCATGGCCTCCGGTGAACTGCAGCTAACGTTGCGTATCCATCGCGGCGGTACCACACGAGAACCTTCCACCAGCTCTCACCATCAGGCGCTGCACGGTTCACTGGGCGGCGGACCCAGCGGAGGTTCGCAACATCATCCGCACgctcaccaccaccaccgtaCCTCACACCATAATCATAGTAATGCGGGCACCACCACCTCAACGCCTGAAGAGCCGGATGATGAGCCGCTATCGGCATTGCACAACAACGGCCTGGCCCGCCACCGGCACATGGGTGGCAAGAACTTTTCGTGGTCCCGCAAACTGGCCAAATTTGCCAAGGAGAAAAAAGCTGCCAAAACCCTGGGCATAGTGATGGGCGTCTTCATAGTCTGCTGGCTGCCATTTTTCGTAGTAAATCTTTTGTCCGGCTTCTGCATGGAATGCATTGAGCATGAGGAAATTGTCTCTGCCGTGGTCACTTGGCTGGGCTGGATCAATTCGTGCATGAACCCTGTCATTTATGCCTGTTGGAGTAGAGACTTTAGGAGGTAAGTGGTAATCTATGGCATTCCTTTCCCTGTATAGATCCCTCCCTATGTAGGGATTTGCATATTTAAATAATTCATTGCTCAGAATATTTTATTGCCTTACTTCCATGACCTTCTGGTGGTGATTCATTGCCAAGGGTTTTTCTTACATTAAAATCATTCCTTATCTGTTATTCTTGGTTTGTCAAAACAAATGGATTTGTGTTATTTTGGATGGCGATTTTAAATGCGGTATGTATGTGCTACGCGTTATTGTCATCCTGCAGAACTCCCTGAAATGGTGAAATTTCCGGACAAATCTTAGGAGTAAGCAATAAATGAAgacaaaaataagtaaaagcgtgctaagttcggccgagccgaatcttatatacccttcaccatggatcgcatttgtcgagttcttttcccggcatgttttcttaggcaaaaaataaggataaaagaaaataaatggtcTGTAATTGGAACAATATaaagtaatggttcatttcggaccataattgaaccgaATAATGGagatcatagaagaagtcattgtgtaaaatttcagtcaaatctagtaagaattgcgcacattaGAGGccgaagaagtaaaaaagaaagatctgttttaggggagctgtattaggctctaACCCGATTCATGCCacattcaagaccccagatcggtttatatggcagctatatcatgttatggaccaatttgaaccatacgtggcacagttgtttaaagtcataacaaaacacctcgtgcaaaatttcaagccgtacagataagaattacgcccgctagaggctcaaggagccaagacccaagatcggttcatatggcagctatatcaggttatgaaccgatttaaaccatacttagcacacttgttggatatcataacaaaaaaagtcgtgcaaaatttcaatccaatcggatgataattgcgccctctagaggctcaagaagtcaagacccaagatcggtttatagggaggctatatc
This Stomoxys calcitrans chromosome 2, idStoCalc2.1, whole genome shotgun sequence DNA region includes the following protein-coding sequences:
- the LOC106087268 gene encoding dopamine receptor 2 isoform X1, whose translation is MIMNNAIGHFGNVTSSHLASASTVNRTIQYWEYAALLQPLAASLPRAFSSMEQPSAQDPESQHQNLSPQQYPQASAAAAVPHSPAIARNDNHTSTAPVTPPSQFYSSFNISDDLFYYFNGFLERGDAISGPISSTASSNTPLDTFTTPADTFNSTSIPQDPDLSEFLSSLPNDRVSLLSFLFLFSFATVFGNSLVILAVIRERYLHTATNYFITSLAVADCLVGLVVMPFSALYEVLENTWFFGTDWCDIWRSLDVLFSTASILNLCVISLDRYWAITDPFSYPMRMTVKRAAALICAVWVCSSAISFPAIVWWRAARDGEMPAYKCTFTEHLGYLVFSSTISFYLPLLVMVFTYCRIYRAAVIQTRSLKIGTKQVLMASGELQLTLRIHRGGTTREPSTSSHHQALHGSLGGGPSGGSQHHPHAHHHHRTSHHNHSNAGTTTSTPEEPDDEPLSALHNNGLARHRHMGGKNFSWSRKLAKFAKEKKAAKTLGIVMGVFIVCWLPFFVVNLLSGFCMECIEHEEIVSAVVTWLGWINSCMNPVIYACWSRDFRRAFVRILCVCCPRKIRRKYQPTMRSKSQRFATRRCYSTCSLHGIQHVRHNSCEQTYI
- the LOC106087268 gene encoding dopamine receptor 2 isoform X3; translated protein: MIMNNAIGHFGNVTSSHLASASTVNRTIQYWEYAALLQPLAASLPRAFSSMEQPSAQDPESQHQNLSPQQYPQASAAAAVPHSPAIARNDNHTSTAPVTPPSQFYSSFNISDDLFYYFNGFLERGDAISGPISSTASSNTPLDTFTTPADTFNSTSIPQDPDLSEFLSSLPNDRVSLLSFLFLFSFATVFGNSLVILAVIRERYLHTATNYFITSLAVADCLVGLVVMPFSALYEVLENTWFFGTDWCDIWRSLDVLFSTASILNLCVISLDRYWAITDPFSYPMRMTVKRAAALICAVWVCSSAISFPAIVWWRAARDGEMPAYKCTFTEHLGYLVFSSTISFYLPLLVMVFTYCRIYRAAVIQTRSLKIGTKQVLMASGELQLTLRIHRGGTTREPSTSSHHQALHGSLGGGPSGGSQHHPHAHHHHRTSHHNHSNAGTTTSTPEEPDDEPLSALHNNGLARHRHMGGKNFSWSRKLAKFAKEKKAAKTLGIVMGVFIVCWLPFFVVNLLSGFCMECIEHEEIVSAVVTWLGWINSCMNPVIYACWSRDFRRAFVRILCVCCPRKIRRKYQPTMRSKSQPLAYSTSESLAFGPVDLNTNY
- the LOC106087268 gene encoding dopamine receptor 2 isoform X2, translated to MIMNNAIGHFGNVTSSHLASASTVNRTIQYWEYAALLQPLAASLPRAFSSMEQPSAQDPESQHQNLSPQQYPQASAAAAVPHSPAIARNDNHTSTAPVTPPSQFYSSFNISDDLFYYFNGFLERGDAISGPISSTASSNTPLDTFTTPADTFNSTSIPQDPDLSEFLSSLPNDRVSLLSFLFLFSFATVFGNSLVILAVIRERYLHTATNYFITSLAVADCLVGLVVMPFSALYEVLENTWFFGTDWCDIWRSLDVLFSTASILNLCVISLDRYWAITDPFSYPMRMTVKRAAALICAVWVCSSAISFPAIVWWRAARDGEMPAYKCTFTEHLGYLVFSSTISFYLPLLVMVFTYCRIYRAAVIQTRSLKIGTKQVLMASGELQLTLRIHRGGTTREPSTSSHHQALHGSLGGGPSGGSQHHPHAHHHHRTSHHNHSNAGTTTSTPEEPDDEPLSALHNNGLARHRHMGGKNFSWSRKLAKFAKEKKAAKTLGIVMGVFIVCWLPFFVVNLLSGFCMECIEHEEIVSAVVTWLGWINSCMNPVIYACWSRDFRRAFVRILCVCCPRKIRRKYQPTMRSKSQCHVAAAMVAASTSFGYSSVNQFDANRSIM